The nucleotide window AAAATGACAGGCAAGGATGTGATTATAACTGCAAGAAGAAGATGTACTCCTGTTTTATCTGTTAAtacaatgttattattttttacatgaaAAAAGTATCAAACAGTATTGTCCAACTATATAAGCTCcaatattttacatatgtatttatactcataaaaataataattcagttTCTAGATGAAGAACTGAGGCCCAGACGTTGACTAGGTTTTCAAGCTCTACTGCATGTTGGTATCAAGGGTAGTGGTGCACAGACCAGAGGGATCAATTATATAGACTTTCTGGAAGTATGATAATCTTTgtactatcattttttttaaagctctccaaGTTAAACTCGAGGACAAGTTAATTAGGTCATATTAATACAACTCATACTATTGATAATCTTAATTTGGCTAAGTGTAGGTTAGCTTCGGCTGTGTTCTCAAGTATGCTGTTTATAGTAAGAGGCTGATCTCTTGCTCAGTGCTTCAGAAAGGTGAGCTGTGAAACTGTACAGGTAAGGGCACAACTTGATCCAAAGAACAGCTGTGCTCTGGTTTAACCTAGAGAACGAGTTCTTATCTACAGGTGATAATCAAActcagaactttaaaataaatagatatctAGAAACTATCCTAGACTAGCTGAATTAAGTCACTAAGGGTAGTATCTGAGCttgggaacttttaaaaaaagttcataATTTTGATGCCCAAACTTACATGGAGCTCTCTAGGAATGTGCCACATGGTATGTCTTTAGCTGTATTTGGTTAAGTTATAGGGAAGCAGAATTCAGCTTAAGacagaaaaataactttaaaaatgactTAGTGCTACCCAGCTCTTTTAAGGCAGTGAGCTCTCTGCGGCTGGACAAATCAAGGTAGAGGTAGGATTACCACCTGCTGGGAATGTTGTCAAACAATTAAGAATTTGGATCACCTGATGTTTCAAGTTACTCCCAACTATTGTTTCTTTAGCCAAAACTTGCAATAGTTCACTCATAATGGATACACACATTGCCATGAAAACTCATGATTTTATGGAATATCATAATTACTTTGTCTCTAAAACTCATTAGAATTAAGTACTATTAATGGAACCTTGCCTCTGAAATTACTCTCATTGAGGGGGATACTTTTCGCCTCCTCCTCATGCTTGCATGCAGGGAAGGGAACCtcttcttgctccttggaagacagaaTTGTGGGAAGAAGTTCTGTGAGCCTGTATTCATCCCTTCTCAGCAGAGCTGTATCTCTCCTGATGAGTGGTTTTGGGAAAAGGAGCTGAGgaggtgtgcctctcctcttcGCCTTGAGGGTTGGTTCTCTCACCTCGACAGCTAAGACGGGCTCTATCCTTCCTCCCTCTGAGGCAAGGTCTGCAGTTCTCTCTAAGCAGGGAGATCTCACAGGGAGTGTGACTGGAGAAGAAGTCAAGTAGCTCTTCATTCCGTTAGTAATAAAGCTGATATTTTGATCTCAAACTCCCACGTCTCATGTCTCAATTTGTTCCAAAGTGAAAAGGGGAATAAGAGAGCTGGTGTCCTTTAACCCCATAAACGTCATGACAGAGTCATGAACTGTAATTGCTGGTGTCTGTAATACTTGTGCTCTGCAATGGCTTTCCATTATATGTTCAAGTTAGTAAAGAATTATATTCTAAAGTACAAAGAACTTCTAATgtacaaaaagaacaaaacacatGAAGTCCCCTTTCTTTACCGGTATCAAAAATTTGGGAATTCTAACTGCCCAGCTATCTGTCTTTAGGAAACAAGAACATTTGCCACGCTTCCACTTTATTGAGAATAATCTTAGTCATGATCTGCAGAAGTTGGTCCTGGACAATTTGAAGACAGGTCTTCTTTATCTGTAATTTATGTGAGGAAAAGAAACAATTAATACAAATTGCACAGTAAACTATTTTAGAAAATTGTTTCAGCATAACCTGTATTTTGTAGTTGTGTCTGCTTCCCTCCTCTGCTAAACAAACCAGGAAAAGATACAACAATAATCCCAAATTCTTCACTCTCAAGTACAAAGTCCTTAAGTTCAAGTTAACAAAGCTGGCTTGGGCAAGTGCTAGAAAAGAAAGCACTTGTGTCTTTAAGACATCTGACACGTTTTAACCATTTCTTTccttacaatgaaaaaaaaatggagtggaTTTCAACATTCTGATGTCTATGGTTCACAGACAATATTCTACCTAACTACAAAAAAATTGGTTCTAAAAATTTACTGTATCTTTCTGGCAGCTGCAGAATTGTGgaaaaataaagcatgaaaaaaatttatcatcttcaactgattaaaaaattctttcttttgaaatagaAGACTGAAAAATTCCCTTCTGCACCTTCAGTTTCTGAAAAGTTAAAAGCACCTTTAATTAACCCTCAATTCTTTCTCTACCCACTATTTCTTTAAAGCATTCATCCAACATTGCCCTTTGGATGGAATAAAAAATTTCCATTGTCTATGGGAAATATgaatttcattaaaaagaaaatcaaagctgaAATCAAAGAGCATTTGTATCCAATAGTTTTTAGAAGCATAAAGTATCTTCTTACCTTCATAGGCTGTTCCACACCAAATACAATACAGATGTTCTTCTCTTAAATAACTAGTCAGTATTTGTAATTTTTCCAGTACCTAGGTATAGGTAGGATACAAGCACATTAATAGTTCACATTGAACAGCATTTTTGTTTTTAGGTCTCTTAGATTATGCTCAATTACCCCAAGGCCATAAATCCTCTCATAACGCTCAGTTAGGAGAGGTGTCAAGGGTAGAATATATTAGAACATGTCCCAGTTTACTAGCTGCCCTATTTCACATCTGTCAGACACAACACAGGCCACTTGTTAACATTTCAACAATAGACTGTGGCTGGCTCTATTAGAATCACCATCCTTTAAGACCCCTTCTATTAATAGTTTCCAAGAATCTGGGTGGAACTGTCTCACTCCGGCACTACAGTTCTCATCAATGGTTTCCCAGTTAGGTGGAACAAAGATTTTTCAAATTGTGAATGTTTCCTACACACTCTTTTATACAAGTAACCATAGAAATGTGTATTCTTTTCTTGAAAACTCTCTACTTACTTTGAATTGTGTTTTTTGACTTTGTCTTGTATGTGGGTGAGTTGGGGGGAGGAGGTACTCAGAATTACTTTCAGAAGTTCAATAGGAAACAAAGTAGATATCAACATAATTTACATTTGCAGCTAATACATCATCCAAACTGAGGTGAAAGGGGTAAACTGAAGCTAAAAGGGCCATTTACATGAAGTTTTGATTTGGGGTTAATAAACCTATAATGTAGTAGTTCTCAACTaggagtgatttttttccttcaagtgaAAATTTAGCAATGTCTGGAGAtaaaaagctttcctcagtgatcagtgcaaagaaatagagaaatacaatagaatgggaaagactagagatctcttcaagaaaatcagagataccaagggaacatttcacacaaagatgggcacaataaaggacagaaacggtatgaacctaacagaagcagaagatattaagaagaggtggcaagaatacacagaagaactgtacaagaaagatctttatgacccaggtaaccatgatggtacgatcactcacctagagccagacatcttggagtgtgaagtcaagtgggccttaggaagcatcactacaaagaaagctagtggaggtgatggaattccagttgagctatttcaaatcctaaaagataatgctgtgaaagtgctgcactcaatatgccagcaaatttggaaaacttggcagtggccacaggattggaaaaggtcagttttcatcccaatcccaaagaaaggcaatgccaaagaatgttcaaactactgcacaattgcactcatctcacatgctagcaaagtaatgctcaaaattctccaagccaggcttcaacagtacatgaaccatgaacttccagatgttcaagacagatttagaaaaggcagaggaaccagagatcaaattgccaacatccgttggagcattgaaaaagcaagagagttccacaaaaacatctacttttgctttactgactatgccaaaccctttgactgtgtggatcataacaaactgtggaaaatccttcaagagatgggaataccagaccacctcacctgcctcctgagaaatctgtatacaggttaaggagcaacagttagaactggacatggaacaacagactggttccaaattggaaaaggagtattgggaaaggctgtatatagtcacactgtttatgtaacttatatgcagagtacatcatgagaaacactggactggatgaagcacaagctggaatcaagattgccgggagaagtatgaATAACctaagatacacagatgacaccacccttacggcagaaagtgaagaaaaactaaacagcctgttgatgaaagtgaaagaggagagtggaaaagctggcttaaaactcaacattcagaaatctaagatcatggcatctggtcccatcacttcatggcaaatagatggggaaacaatggaaacagtgggagacttttatttttcactgcagatggtgactgcagcctgaaattaaaagacacttgctccttggaggaaaagctatgaccaacctaggcagcatattacaaagcagattACTTTGCCgactaaggtctgtctagtcaaagctatggtttttccagtagtcatgtatggatgtgagagtcagactataaagaattggtgcttttgaactgtggtgttggagaagactcttgagagacccttggactgcaaggagatcaaaccagtttatcctaaaggaaatcagtcctgaatattcattggaaggactgatgctgaagttgaaactccaatactctggccacctgatgtgaagaactgactcattggaaaagaccctgatgctgggaaagactgaaggcagaaagagaaggggacgacagaggatgagatggttggatggcatcaccaactctatggatatgagtttaagcaagctctgagagttagtgatggacagggaagcctgttgtactgcagtccatggggtcgcaaagagtcggacatgactgagcaactgaactgagctggaaacatttttgattgtcacaggGGGAAGTGCAGTGGATGGTGGATGGAGGCCACAGATGCTCCAAGATAACTTACAATGTATAGAACAGCCCCACAACAAACAATTACACAGTTCAAAATGTTAATTGTGCCAAGGCTGAGACACCCAGCTTAAGGAACTGGTGCTAAAACACACATTTaatgtggctgattcatgatggCATCTGGCAGAggctaatacaatattgtatttacttattattttaatttgtctgTGCCAGGACTTAGTTGGGgaatgtgagatctagttcccctactagggattgaactttggccccctgcattgggagtgcagagtcttagcccctgcaccaccagggtagtccctaatattgtaaagcaattattctccaaaaaaaaacccaaacaaaccatACACTTAAATCTTCACTCTTATATTCATCTTCATcttgctctttttcttcctctgcctcttcttcagtttcctcttcaggCCTCAACCAGTACCATGCCTCCCTGGGAACTTGAATATTCTGAAAATGTAGAATTATTCCCAATTAAACAAAGCTAAACATAAAGATTATCACAAGTTTGTTCATGTCAACATGAATTCACTCTTTCAACTAAATATTTACTGCTTTAATTTCCACACCATGGAACAGTGCATGTgagttcagttgcgtctgactctgaccccaggctcttctgcccatggaattttccagcttagaatactagagtgggttgccatttccttctccaggagatcttcctgacccaggcatcaaacccgagtctcctgtgtctcctgcattggcggattctttaccactgagccacctgggaagccctgtactaTGGAACTATGGAGATGCAAAGCCCAGTTAGAATACTGCCTCCCAACTGCTGACAATCTAGTAGGGAAAAGAAGCTATGGGGATAAGTAGCTTAATGGGTATAAAATGATATATAGCTAAGAAATCTTAAGTATCATGACATATATTCAAAATAACATGCTATGGAAATACTGGAAAGTGAGAGATTGCTTCCAGCGATCTATTTACATATAAGGGAAATTTTACAAACATTTCTGAGAATTTAAATGAAGTCACTTTATTTTGCTGGTAGGTGaaccatcaaaataaaaaaattaaagaaaaatcaaatcaaaaattGAATTTTGAGAACTAATAAATCTGAAATAACATTCTACATGATTTTACTAGTTACAGACATGGAAGTTACTGAATATGGACTGAAAATAGGCTCTTCTGATTAGCCAAGCATTCAGGTGAACAGAATTTCCACAATTCTGAGTAATAGTTCTGAGTAATCAATATTCAAATAAATGGAGAACAGTTAAGTGAAAAATGGTATTTAACGCTTAAAGATCACTCAGACTATGTTCCTGCAGTGAACAAGTCATTATTGTGCATACCAGTTATCACAGATCAACAGTGCATCTGAAAGTTTTAATGGGCAGATACACTAAGCTTGgagttctgtctctctctttaaaaataaaaatatgggacattcctggcggttcagtggttaagactccaatacttccaatgcagaaggcacacttccagtgcagagggcacaagtttgacccctggtcacaCACGCTATGTggcgaggccaaaaaaaaaaatacacggtAAATCATACTGGGTGCCAAAACACTTTACCAAACTGAAAGCAGGTAAAAGGATTACCTTCTGAGCATCCAATTGTTGACAAGCTCTCTGACTTCTTCTAAGATCTCCTTCTAGCTTCATTTCGTCTTGCTTATTTTTAAGTCGAATcctaattcaaagaaaaaaatagtacacCAGAGGTCTGTGCTCTCTTTATCCATGTTAAATGCCCAAATACCAGGAAACATACCCCAATAAAGGAACGAGGAGACTAAAAACAGCTCAATTACCGAAACTGTTCTGCTGCTCTTTCTTCAGCTTGGCTTTTCATGTGAATCTTTCTTCTGTAGCTTTCCAATTTTTCCTCTGCTTTCCGTTTTAACAATGTCTCATGACCAATGCCACTTTTCCCTGCTCAAACAGGAAACACTGATGAGAAACCTACTAACTTTGTATGTCGAAATGTgacaacttaaatttttttttctggccatgccatgcagctggCAGGATCTCAGTTTCTCAACCAGGAATTTAACCCAGGTCCCTGGCAGTGaaaacatggagtcctaaccactggactgccagggaattaccTAAATACTTACAAATTGAATGCAATTCTAACTTCAGTACACTCAAAATCATTTGATAAGAAGGACAGGAGAAAacactggagttttttttttttttaacccaaattCACAATTTGATTTTCACAAAGATTATCAGTCTGATCTAAAAAGATGTCAATACTAtccacatttttttcaaattgggaaaaaagTATCAACAGTCAtgcttttatataaatatgatgaacaaataaaaaatatatacttttccctttaatttgttcaattattaagaaaaacatttagtGGATAAATCAGGATACTTTTAGGACATTCAACAGATAAAAATAGCTTTGTATTTTTGATGGTTACAACAATTTTCCCCTTACTTTcatgatttaaattttattttatactcattaaaacttaattttatttttagtttaaaaggTCTAGGAGTTTAAGAAACATTCTACATGATAAGAACTGTAATAGTACCACCataaaaaactatttattaaaCAAGCATATGTGCTATGTGTAAGCTGTTACTAACAGCAAACACCCACAACAGTAATTACACACCTGTTTTGACATTGAGAGGAATTGGTTCAACAATACCATCTcctaaaaaaaagagaacaaggcACAATTACTTTAGAAATTCTTCCTCAAACTGTTGGTGGGTGCACTATGCACCTTTATAATGTTCTATGCGTATCCCTTCCAGTTTCAGTGATAGTCAAAATCGAAACTGAACATCAGTACACCATAATCAACTACTTCCCTTGGCCTTCAAATACTAAGTCCTCAATAAAGCTGATGGACAGCCTCCAATGCCACCTAAACGTAGGAATTTTCACTGATATATATACAAGAGGGTGGCAGCTTAAGAGAGAGCAAAGCCTTGCTAGGAAAGTCAAAGCAAGGACAATAAAGGAGAGACGAGAAAAACAGCTTATAGAAGATACCACGTGTATGACCTCTATGTCTTAATAAGCAATCTCATTCCTAAAACAGAGGTGAGAACTGAGCCTCTCCAGCGGAGGGGTCACTCGGCAGCTGCCACAGGTACAGAGCAAGCAGGCCGGAGTCTGGCCATCATCTCTAGTGTTGCTCCCCTGTCCTTTGGGTCACTGAACTCTGCTTTCTTTAAGATATTTTTGATGTgggtcattttttaaagtctttgttcttgtttttttgccacttggcatgtgggatctcagctttctgaacagggatcgaacctgccccctctgcattgaaaggtgaagtcccAACTACCGGACCGCGAGGGAAGcccccctttctttttttaaagaaacatttatttatttatttggctgtgctagatcttagttgcagcttgcaggggtctagttccctgactggggatcgaagCTGGGCCCCGTGCATCGGGAGCAGAGTGTTAGCCGCTGAACCCCCAGAGAATGCCCTGGGCCACTGCACTTCTTAACCCTTCTCTTGTCATCATTCTTAGCTGCTGCCTCCATGGCAAGCCTCATCCATCCCACTCCTTCAGGGCCAAGCTGGGCTGCTAAGCAGCTCTGGG belongs to Cervus elaphus chromosome 11, mCerEla1.1, whole genome shotgun sequence and includes:
- the GPATCH11 gene encoding G patch domain-containing protein 11 codes for the protein MKLNMAEEEDYMSDSFINVQDDIRPGLPMLRQIREARRKEEKRQEANLKNRQKSIKEEEQERRDTGLKNALGCENKGFALLQKMGYKSGQALGKSGDGIVEPIPLNVKTGKSGIGHETLLKRKAEEKLESYRRKIHMKSQAEERAAEQFRIRLKNKQDEMKLEGDLRRSQRACQQLDAQKNIQVPREAWYWLRPEEETEEEAEEEKEQDEDEYKSEDLSVLEKLQILTSYLREEHLYCIWCGTAYEDKEDLSSNCPGPTSADHD